GGTATTTGCCGGCCATTCAATTTCAAAGCCTAGATCCTCTAGCATTTTATGGTCGCTGGAACTTTCCTGGCCTGCCGTCGTTAAGTAATCTCCGACGAAAATGGAGTTCGCCGCATACAATCCAAGAGGCTGCAGTGAGCGCAAATTGACTTCTCTTCCTCCTGATATCCGAATCTCCTTTGAAGGATTTACGAAACGGAACAGGGCAAGCACTCTGAGACAGTAGCGCGGATTGAGTTCGTTTGTTCCTTCGAGCGGTGTGCCGTCAATGGCATGCAAAAAGTTCACAGGAATGCTGTCTGCATCAAGCTCTTTTAGCTGAAAGGCCATAGAAATCACATCTTCCAGACTTTCTTTCATGCCAATGATCACTCCTGAGCAAGGAGAGATGCCGGCTTCCTTAACCGATTGAACGGTTTGAATACGGTCGTCATATGTATGTGAGGTTGTGATTTGCTCATGGTGCTCTTTAGAAGTGTTGACATTATGATTGTACCTGTCAACTCCTGCTTCTTTAAGCCTTTCTGCCTGACCGGGTTTAAGGATTCCGAGGCAAGCGCAAATTTTGAGTCCGTACGTTTCTTTTATTTCTCTGACAGCTTCAGCGACATGACCCACTTCTTTTTCCGAAGGTCCTCTCCCGCTTGCGACGATGCAATAGGTTCCTATGTTTAGATCAAAGGCTCTCTTCGCCCCATCGATAATCGACTGCTTGTCCATCATTCTGTATTTTTCGATAGGCGCTGACGAAACAGATGACTGGGAGCAGTAGCCGCAGTTTTCCGGACACAGTCCGGATTTCGTATTAATGATCATGTTGAGCTTCACTTTTTTTCCGTAGAAGTGCTTTCGGATGTGAAAAGCTCCTTGCAGCAGTTCAAGCAGGTCATCGTCCTCCGACTGCAATATTAGCATAGCTTCCTCTGTTGTTAATGTATCATTCATTTCAATCAAACTCTTGGCTCTTTCAATCCAATTCATTTTCATTTCCATTCCCCCTCTGCTTCATAATCGTAAAAAAAGACTTTCCATATGTCAACTTATTTATGATATGCGTTAACATTAAAAAACTGCCTTTTATCGGCAGCCTCCTTGTATTAATCCTTCCATTCGATTAAGTTAGGGTGCGGATCCAAAATGGACTCATATTGCTCCTTTACCCCATAGTGGAAATTAGAATCCAGTTCTAAATATCTTTTGAATTTTTCAAGACGGTCTTTCTCTCTGGACCATCCGAAATGCTTCACTCGGATAGGAGATATAGCGTTTGGAAGCTGAAA
The Metabacillus sp. FJAT-52054 genome window above contains:
- the bioB gene encoding biotin synthase BioB, encoding MNWIERAKSLIEMNDTLTTEEAMLILQSEDDDLLELLQGAFHIRKHFYGKKVKLNMIINTKSGLCPENCGYCSQSSVSSAPIEKYRMMDKQSIIDGAKRAFDLNIGTYCIVASGRGPSEKEVGHVAEAVREIKETYGLKICACLGILKPGQAERLKEAGVDRYNHNVNTSKEHHEQITTSHTYDDRIQTVQSVKEAGISPCSGVIIGMKESLEDVISMAFQLKELDADSIPVNFLHAIDGTPLEGTNELNPRYCLRVLALFRFVNPSKEIRISGGREVNLRSLQPLGLYAANSIFVGDYLTTAGQESSSDHKMLEDLGFEIEWPANTI